The Apium graveolens cultivar Ventura unplaced genomic scaffold, ASM990537v1 ctg7107, whole genome shotgun sequence genome window below encodes:
- the LOC141703795 gene encoding uncharacterized protein LOC141703795: MVANAACSILFQWQRAQSTQDSHWKLNDREGVLVWRRPDLGWLVCNVDAAVFKTGGRSSFGCVLRNDQGHFVAGYGGFWTGIVDPKVAEALTFKEALSWLKRKGISCVNIELDSLAVVQAF; the protein is encoded by the coding sequence ATGGTGGCTAATGCAGCATGTTCTATTCTGTTCCAATGGCAACGAGCTCAGAGTACGCAAGACAGTCACTGGAAACTAAATGACAGGGAAGGCGTGTTAGTATGGAGAAGGCCAGATTTGGGGTGGCTTGTGTGTAATGTAGATGCTGCGGTTTTTAAAACAGGTGGTCGAAGCTCGTTTGGATGCGTCTTGAGGAATGACCAGGGGCATTTTGTAGCTGGCTATGGTGGTTTCTGGACGGGCATAGTTGATCCGAAAGTAGCAGAAGCTTTGACTTTTAAAGAAGCACTATCTTGGTTAAAAAGGAAGGGGATCTCATGTGTGAATATTGAATTGGATtctttagctgttgttcaagctttttGA